From a region of the Corallococcus coralloides DSM 2259 genome:
- a CDS encoding serine/threonine-protein kinase PknK — protein sequence MTIRSNFAGTSRFEVCGQLGQGATGMVYRVRDREVGREVALKTLRLPGAEALYRLKREFRTRAGIVHPNLLQLHELFVDDGIPFFTMEMVEGVDFLSWARRELALGGGIPQTWESSLASGASTLQASEGGEGRIPVEEPASATPARSGAWPAVASREESWPRLREGLMQLLRGLGALHAAGLVHRDVKPSNVLVTGEERVLLLDFGLMTERQQPSRGGAPAQRRAGTPAYMAPEQVTGESVTPAADLYAVGAMLYQVLTGAFPFAVEPERLLELKVSQEPPPVHAQAPDAPGDLAALAQELLALDPKQRPSAEECIARLSPVLAGAAPQRLVMASASHAPFVGRARELDVLDAALAEVSQQQRQITVHVHGPSGMGKSTLVREFLAQRAPAPAPMVLQGRCHPQESVPYKAMDAAIDSLARQLGALAVDEAAALVPAQAYALTRLFPVLGRLAVFQHATVPAVLPEPAELRHQGFQALRELLERLGRARPLVLWVDDVQWGDADSAPLFQELLRSPAPRMLLVLSWRTEDRSRSPLLRRLLELAPPEALSGAARELPLGAMGEQEVAALVASMLGARTSGSDSQVEAVISHAEGNPFIACELARHVGAHAGQGLPLPAQVDVAQLLMERIRSLSPEQRALLEVAAVAGRPLGRSVALRAAGLDEGGRAVSAWLRDSSLLREVPAEGEVDIAAYHDRIREALLEALPAHVRVGRHRGIAEALSARGSEDFEALLVHWEGAGEPMRAGEYAVRSAERASQTLAFGRSAELYQRGLELLGESADRPSLLEKLAQALANQGRAPEAAQRYLESAEALGTGLQGTRVSGLKQRAAEQYLKSGRFNLGWREMRSVLETLGIPVPGSFLGAMGSAMWRRVVFLARRVDVDAARPALAPEERHRLEVLWATSTSWSMVNPTLADAFRMMHLLRALEAGDTSTLCRALGFEAAMESHVGGRFLENNARKLLEKVRVLMERTGDPYDQAWYFMSVANQAYTLGRWREAAEACDRADVLFREQCPGTAWERVSVAIFHHHALAMLGELPALAARLEALDRDATLRGDVHARCEAWIGEPVLAWLAKDRAEEAQARAADALAAQSPVASTWPENAYRRQQYAELIACVYASHYRGDPWPAWKAVLEHWAPLKSSFMLSLRATGLGLRHMRARAALAAAESLPDERTSPPDRVDPRWNRRALLADVRAQLRVMEGDPIGSARPLGHLLRAGLARLSGDTATAVRELEQAVAGLEREGVALYREAARYALGTLQGGSEGEALRHQASEWMAARQVVRPGALAAAMVPGLGLPPGPRTPQDVGGR from the coding sequence ATGACAATCCGTTCGAATTTCGCTGGGACGAGCCGCTTCGAGGTGTGTGGACAGTTGGGGCAGGGCGCCACGGGCATGGTGTATCGGGTCCGGGACCGGGAGGTGGGCCGCGAGGTGGCGCTCAAGACGTTGCGGCTGCCTGGAGCGGAGGCGCTCTACCGATTGAAGCGCGAGTTCCGTACCCGCGCGGGGATCGTCCACCCCAACCTGCTCCAGCTCCATGAGCTGTTCGTGGATGACGGGATCCCCTTCTTCACCATGGAGATGGTGGAGGGCGTGGACTTCCTGAGCTGGGCGCGGAGGGAGCTGGCGCTCGGCGGCGGGATTCCCCAGACATGGGAGTCTTCGCTCGCCAGTGGGGCGTCGACGCTGCAAGCCTCCGAAGGCGGGGAAGGGCGCATCCCGGTGGAGGAGCCTGCATCCGCCACGCCTGCGCGGAGCGGTGCCTGGCCGGCGGTGGCATCCCGGGAAGAGTCCTGGCCGCGGCTGCGAGAGGGATTGATGCAACTGCTGCGAGGGCTGGGAGCGCTCCACGCGGCGGGGCTCGTGCACCGGGACGTGAAGCCCTCGAACGTGCTCGTCACCGGGGAGGAGCGCGTGCTGCTCCTAGACTTCGGCCTCATGACGGAGCGGCAGCAGCCCTCGCGGGGGGGCGCTCCGGCTCAGCGGCGCGCCGGGACTCCAGCCTATATGGCGCCAGAGCAGGTGACGGGCGAGTCCGTCACCCCGGCTGCGGACCTCTATGCGGTGGGGGCCATGCTGTATCAGGTGCTCACCGGTGCGTTCCCATTCGCGGTCGAGCCCGAGCGCTTGCTGGAGTTGAAGGTGAGCCAGGAGCCGCCTCCGGTCCACGCGCAGGCTCCGGACGCTCCCGGGGATCTGGCCGCGCTGGCTCAAGAGCTGCTTGCGCTGGATCCGAAACAGCGTCCGTCCGCGGAGGAGTGCATCGCGCGTCTGTCTCCGGTGCTCGCGGGTGCGGCGCCGCAGCGGCTCGTCATGGCCTCCGCGAGCCACGCCCCGTTCGTGGGCCGGGCCCGGGAACTCGATGTATTGGATGCGGCATTGGCGGAGGTCTCCCAGCAGCAGCGTCAGATCACGGTGCATGTCCACGGGCCCTCGGGGATGGGAAAGTCCACGCTGGTGCGTGAGTTCCTCGCCCAGCGCGCTCCCGCCCCCGCGCCCATGGTGCTCCAGGGACGGTGCCATCCACAGGAGAGCGTGCCCTACAAAGCCATGGATGCGGCGATCGACTCGCTGGCCCGCCAGCTTGGCGCGCTCGCCGTGGATGAGGCAGCGGCGCTCGTTCCTGCCCAGGCCTACGCGCTGACGCGCCTCTTCCCCGTGCTGGGGCGGCTGGCTGTGTTTCAGCATGCAACCGTCCCCGCGGTGCTTCCGGAGCCCGCCGAGCTGCGGCACCAGGGCTTCCAGGCCCTGCGCGAGCTGCTGGAGCGGCTCGGCCGCGCGCGCCCGCTGGTGCTCTGGGTCGATGACGTGCAGTGGGGAGACGCCGACTCGGCGCCGCTCTTCCAGGAGCTGCTGCGGTCTCCCGCGCCGCGCATGTTGCTGGTGCTCTCGTGGCGGACCGAGGACCGGAGCCGCAGCCCACTGCTGCGCCGGCTGCTGGAGCTGGCTCCTCCCGAAGCGCTCTCTGGCGCCGCGCGCGAGCTGCCGCTGGGCGCAATGGGCGAGCAGGAGGTGGCGGCGCTGGTCGCGTCCATGCTCGGCGCGCGGACCTCCGGGAGTGATTCTCAAGTGGAGGCCGTCATCTCCCACGCCGAGGGCAACCCCTTCATCGCCTGCGAGCTGGCCCGCCATGTAGGAGCGCACGCGGGACAGGGACTGCCGCTGCCGGCCCAGGTGGATGTGGCCCAGCTGCTGATGGAGCGGATCCGCTCGCTCTCGCCGGAGCAGCGCGCGCTCCTGGAGGTGGCCGCCGTCGCGGGCCGGCCGCTGGGGCGGAGCGTGGCGCTGCGGGCCGCCGGGCTGGACGAGGGAGGGCGGGCCGTCTCGGCCTGGCTGCGAGACTCCAGCCTGCTGCGAGAGGTGCCGGCGGAGGGCGAGGTGGACATCGCGGCCTACCACGACCGCATCCGCGAGGCGCTGCTCGAAGCACTCCCGGCCCACGTGCGCGTGGGCCGGCACCGAGGCATCGCCGAGGCCCTCTCGGCGCGCGGCTCCGAGGACTTCGAGGCGCTGCTCGTGCACTGGGAGGGCGCGGGCGAGCCGATGCGCGCGGGCGAGTACGCGGTGCGCTCCGCCGAGCGCGCCTCCCAGACGCTCGCGTTCGGCCGCTCCGCCGAACTCTATCAACGCGGGCTGGAGCTGCTGGGCGAGTCCGCGGATCGCCCCTCGCTGCTGGAGAAGCTGGCCCAGGCGCTGGCCAATCAGGGCCGCGCGCCCGAGGCGGCCCAACGCTACCTGGAGTCCGCGGAGGCGCTGGGCACGGGGCTTCAGGGCACGCGCGTGAGCGGGCTGAAGCAGCGCGCCGCGGAGCAGTACCTGAAGAGCGGGCGCTTCAACCTGGGCTGGCGGGAGATGCGCTCGGTGCTGGAGACGCTCGGCATCCCCGTGCCGGGCTCCTTCCTGGGGGCGATGGGCTCGGCCATGTGGCGCCGGGTCGTCTTCCTGGCGCGGCGGGTGGATGTGGACGCCGCCCGGCCCGCGCTCGCGCCCGAGGAGCGGCACCGGCTGGAGGTGCTGTGGGCCACGTCGACCAGCTGGTCCATGGTGAACCCCACGCTGGCGGATGCCTTCCGCATGATGCACCTGCTGCGCGCGCTGGAGGCCGGAGACACCTCCACGCTCTGCCGGGCCCTGGGCTTCGAGGCCGCCATGGAGTCGCACGTGGGCGGCCGCTTCCTGGAGAACAACGCCCGCAAGCTGCTGGAGAAGGTGCGGGTCCTCATGGAGCGCACGGGCGACCCGTATGATCAGGCCTGGTACTTCATGTCCGTGGCGAACCAGGCGTACACCCTGGGCCGGTGGCGCGAGGCGGCGGAGGCCTGCGACCGCGCCGACGTGCTCTTCCGCGAACAGTGCCCGGGCACGGCCTGGGAGCGGGTGAGCGTGGCCATCTTCCACCACCACGCCCTGGCGATGCTGGGGGAGCTGCCCGCGCTGGCGGCGCGGCTGGAGGCGCTCGACCGGGATGCGACGCTGCGAGGCGACGTGCACGCGCGCTGCGAGGCCTGGATTGGCGAGCCCGTGTTGGCGTGGCTGGCGAAGGATCGCGCCGAGGAGGCCCAGGCCCGCGCCGCCGATGCGCTGGCCGCGCAGTCCCCGGTGGCGTCCACCTGGCCGGAGAACGCGTACCGGCGCCAGCAGTACGCGGAGCTGATCGCCTGCGTCTACGCCTCCCACTACCGGGGCGATCCCTGGCCCGCGTGGAAGGCCGTGCTGGAGCACTGGGCGCCGCTGAAGTCCTCCTTCATGCTCTCACTGAGGGCCACCGGCCTGGGGCTGCGGCACATGCGCGCCAGGGCGGCGCTGGCGGCGGCGGAGTCCCTCCCGGACGAGCGGACGTCTCCACCTGACCGCGTGGATCCGCGCTGGAACCGGCGGGCGCTGCTGGCCGATGTCCGCGCGCAGCTCCGGGTGATGGAGGGCGACCCCATTGGCAGTGCGCGCCCCCTGGGCCACCTGCTGCGCGCAGGGCTGGCCCGGCTGAGCGGGGACACCGCCACGGCGGTCCGTGAACTGGAGCAGGCGGTGGCGGGCCTCGAGCGCGAAGGCGTGGCGCTGTACCGGGAAGCAGCGCGCTACGCGCTGGGGACACTCCAGGGAGGCAGTGAGGGCGAGGCGCTGCGGCATCAGGCCTCGGAGTGGATGGCGGCGCGTCAGGTGGTGCGGCCCGGCGCGCTGGCAGCGGCGATGGTGCCAGGGCTGGGACTGCCGCCCGGGCCCCGGACCCCTCAAGACGTGGGAGGCCGGTAG
- a CDS encoding class I SAM-dependent methyltransferase: MQEHTVNRHVLDQALALTLLSWRMYVFEPARALRRLGLYRASTLGPPVQRGVLRGGGPHLSTRHAQPVLLANEPAGYEDVREFDRVASVYDTVVRPFSDPIVDEVLELMQPLPPNARILDPSAGPGGSALRLSRLVPEGEVVAADLSRGMVEAAHRAASAAGCRNMAFFQADVAQPPEAFTGAFDAVFCCLSFHHYPDGLAAARAFRQVLAPHGKVFVADGGPEWFVKLARPISELADPGFVRHRTGEEFLQLFTEAGFSSVSWVEALPGIGFTVATV, translated from the coding sequence ATGCAGGAACACACCGTCAATCGTCACGTGTTGGATCAAGCGCTGGCCCTCACGCTGCTGTCCTGGCGGATGTATGTCTTTGAGCCGGCCCGAGCGCTGAGGCGCCTGGGCCTCTACCGGGCCTCCACGCTGGGGCCTCCCGTGCAGCGCGGTGTCCTTCGGGGTGGGGGGCCCCATCTCAGCACGCGGCATGCGCAGCCCGTGCTGCTGGCGAACGAGCCCGCGGGCTACGAGGACGTCCGTGAGTTCGACCGCGTGGCGTCTGTCTATGACACCGTGGTCCGGCCCTTCTCGGATCCCATCGTCGACGAGGTGCTGGAGCTGATGCAGCCCCTGCCGCCGAACGCCCGGATCCTGGATCCCTCCGCCGGGCCTGGGGGTTCGGCCCTGCGCCTGTCCAGACTGGTCCCCGAGGGAGAGGTGGTGGCCGCGGATCTGTCGCGGGGCATGGTGGAGGCCGCGCACCGCGCCGCGAGCGCCGCCGGTTGTCGGAACATGGCCTTCTTCCAGGCGGACGTCGCGCAGCCACCCGAGGCGTTCACGGGCGCCTTCGATGCCGTCTTCTGCTGTCTGTCATTCCACCACTACCCGGATGGCCTGGCCGCGGCACGCGCCTTCCGCCAGGTGCTGGCGCCGCACGGGAAGGTCTTCGTGGCGGACGGAGGCCCCGAGTGGTTCGTCAAGCTGGCCCGGCCCATCTCGGAGCTGGCGGATCCCGGGTTCGTGCGGCACCGCACAGGGGAGGAGTTCCTCCAGCTCTTCACGGAGGCGGGCTTCTCCTCCGTGTCGTGGGTCGAGGCGCTGCCTGGGATTGGCTTCACCGTCGCCACGGTGTGA
- a CDS encoding J domain-containing protein, translating to MNNEPRQNPYEVLGVEKDAEARAIKKAYFERVRQNPPETHPEEFRRLREAYELLSDPEARQAFDASAAQQADGPEAAKNATLQEAINLFEAGDKVGGRRLLTELLNEQPDLHDARILLGRHFLYEGDAKEALAEFDALLARAPDHWQGHLQRGWALLRLEQMKEAADAFWRAGKHGPSEVGPRVALADCLEAMGQVADSLKVLEEAQSLPGISRMDVLALKVRRIATMLEFGQDANAEKELERLDAELPENADPELRRWTGGQLSSAAAHLFSQQKSKGANQLLAFGRRFNPESATEVAYPTRVILDVDVLPPVTREWLHAEAERTDGWRAVMTWVMPAILTLAAAAGTAFLLGFIYFGISERDVSDWVWCAVFAAVFCGVTWALARRLLRVMASPYGRFNTIHPLHLIQVAIDRITVWPLVHLQDLQLVNRHVNGAYQFTAIEMRFNDKRMTLPVHGKEKAEALAQELIARRRRVLELLGRGMLDAESGVEHLPPELLARADKKGRVRAERARSPWPGVFAAAGVGVLLVAGAVWPQRQTAAAHAWTRVASQGDLASMLEYLRERPDPRFAPKLQARVDAELDKARAQLEARLDPGSAAAPSRAFFAHLLDAVSRNHSRRVTVQWEAPAGKRTSSREDPSELLVGAWQRTVDEALGRGVLVVDGGRGLPVDGPPLLSLHVKEGGPGGSPSQRVWSVKHEGLDVPVPPLELVADAADPRASEVLFRGWVDRWHLPGAGNRRPLLLTASTLVQEARP from the coding sequence GTGAACAACGAGCCCCGCCAGAACCCCTACGAGGTGCTGGGCGTCGAGAAGGACGCGGAAGCCCGCGCCATCAAGAAGGCGTACTTCGAGCGCGTCCGGCAGAACCCGCCGGAGACGCATCCGGAGGAGTTCCGGCGCCTGCGCGAAGCGTACGAGCTGCTCTCCGACCCCGAGGCCCGCCAGGCCTTCGACGCCAGCGCCGCGCAACAGGCGGACGGCCCGGAGGCGGCGAAGAACGCCACCCTCCAGGAAGCCATCAACCTGTTCGAGGCAGGTGACAAGGTGGGGGGCCGCAGGCTCCTCACCGAGCTGCTCAACGAACAGCCGGACCTCCACGACGCGCGGATCCTGCTGGGCCGTCACTTCCTCTACGAGGGCGACGCCAAGGAGGCGTTGGCGGAGTTCGACGCCCTGCTCGCGCGGGCACCGGACCACTGGCAGGGGCACCTGCAACGGGGCTGGGCGTTGCTCCGGCTGGAGCAGATGAAGGAAGCCGCGGATGCCTTCTGGCGCGCGGGCAAGCATGGCCCGTCGGAAGTGGGCCCGCGCGTGGCGCTGGCGGACTGCCTGGAGGCGATGGGGCAGGTGGCGGACTCGCTCAAGGTGCTCGAAGAGGCGCAGTCGCTGCCCGGCATCTCGCGGATGGACGTGCTCGCCCTCAAGGTGCGGCGCATCGCGACGATGCTGGAGTTCGGCCAGGACGCCAACGCCGAGAAGGAGCTGGAGCGGCTGGACGCCGAGCTGCCGGAGAACGCCGACCCCGAGCTGCGCCGCTGGACCGGAGGCCAGCTCTCCTCGGCCGCCGCGCATCTCTTCTCCCAGCAGAAGTCCAAGGGGGCGAACCAGTTGCTCGCGTTCGGCCGGCGTTTCAACCCGGAGAGCGCCACCGAGGTCGCGTATCCCACGCGCGTCATCCTGGACGTGGACGTGCTGCCGCCGGTCACCCGCGAATGGCTGCACGCGGAGGCCGAGCGGACCGACGGCTGGCGCGCCGTGATGACCTGGGTGATGCCGGCCATCCTCACGTTGGCAGCCGCCGCCGGCACGGCCTTCCTCCTGGGCTTCATCTACTTCGGCATCTCCGAGCGCGATGTCTCGGATTGGGTCTGGTGCGCGGTCTTCGCGGCCGTCTTCTGCGGCGTCACCTGGGCCCTGGCGCGCAGGCTCCTGCGGGTGATGGCGAGCCCGTATGGACGCTTCAACACCATCCATCCCCTGCACCTCATCCAGGTGGCCATCGACCGCATCACCGTGTGGCCGCTCGTGCACCTGCAGGACCTGCAGCTGGTGAATCGCCACGTCAACGGCGCCTACCAGTTCACGGCCATCGAGATGCGCTTCAATGACAAGCGCATGACCCTGCCGGTGCATGGCAAGGAGAAGGCGGAGGCGCTGGCGCAGGAGCTGATTGCCCGGCGGCGCCGCGTCTTGGAGTTGCTGGGCCGGGGCATGCTGGACGCGGAGAGTGGGGTGGAGCACCTGCCTCCGGAGCTGCTGGCGCGCGCGGACAAGAAGGGCCGCGTGCGAGCAGAGCGCGCACGCTCACCCTGGCCCGGCGTGTTCGCCGCCGCGGGCGTGGGCGTGCTGCTGGTGGCCGGGGCCGTGTGGCCGCAGCGGCAGACCGCGGCGGCACATGCCTGGACGCGAGTCGCATCCCAAGGGGACCTGGCCTCCATGCTCGAGTACCTCCGCGAGCGCCCCGACCCCCGCTTCGCCCCGAAGCTCCAGGCGCGGGTGGACGCGGAGCTGGACAAGGCGCGTGCACAGCTCGAGGCGCGGTTGGATCCGGGCAGCGCCGCGGCGCCGTCCCGCGCGTTCTTCGCGCACCTGCTCGATGCCGTCTCGCGCAACCACAGCCGCCGCGTCACCGTGCAGTGGGAGGCACCTGCCGGGAAGCGGACGTCGTCCCGGGAGGATCCTTCGGAGCTGCTCGTGGGCGCATGGCAACGGACGGTGGATGAAGCGCTGGGACGCGGCGTGCTCGTGGTGGACGGAGGGCGGGGGCTGCCTGTGGACGGCCCGCCCTTGCTCTCCCTGCACGTGAAGGAGGGGGGGCCGGGGGGCTCGCCGTCCCAGCGCGTCTGGTCGGTGAAGCACGAAGGCCTGGACGTGCCGGTGCCGCCTTTGGAGCTCGTGGCCGACGCGGCGGATCCGCGCGCCTCCGAGGTCCTCTTTCGTGGGTGGGTGGACCGCTGGCACCTGCCCGGTGCTGGCAATCGCCGCCCGCTGTTGCTGACCGCTTCGACGCTCGTGCAGGAGGCCCGGCCGTGA